From Gemmatimonadaceae bacterium, one genomic window encodes:
- a CDS encoding AtpZ/AtpI family protein, producing MPAGAEFAGIGLQFGMTIVVFVFAGVWLDNRLHSSPWFTIGCTFAGTAGGFYSMYKRATAAQHDGERDGR from the coding sequence ATGCCGGCGGGCGCCGAGTTCGCCGGTATCGGGCTGCAGTTCGGCATGACGATCGTGGTCTTCGTGTTCGCTGGGGTGTGGCTCGACAATCGCCTGCACAGTTCGCCGTGGTTCACGATTGGGTGCACGTTCGCCGGCACGGCGGGGGGCTTCTACTCGATGTACAAGCGGGCGACGGCAGCGCAGCACGATGGCGAGCGGGACGGGCGATGA